In Bacteroidales bacterium, the following are encoded in one genomic region:
- a CDS encoding pyridoxal phosphate-dependent aminotransferase, whose amino-acid sequence MKNTPIPKEIVDNILKENRVENIGTASIREIKKLINQVEEKSGQKFIRMEMGIPGLPAPKIAIEAEKAALDAGIASLYPDLDGIPELKIEISKFIKNFLDVNVNPVACIPTVGSINGAFATFMVAGRMNAQRDTILFIDPGFPVHKQLVKMIGLKQEHFDVYDFRGDKLKAKLESILAKGNISTILYSNPNNPSWICFNEEELKIIGELATKYDVVVAEDLAYFAMDFRKDISKPGIPPFQLTVAKYTDNYVLLMSTSKSFSYAGQRVAMCAISDKLFNSNHNDLLKYYSSPNFGHALVHGTVYATTAGTSHSAQYAVLALLKAVNNGTFDFVKEIREYGERARILKKMFTDNGFKIVYDMDIDKPIADGFYFTISYPGLAGEDLLKELLYYGISAISLVITGSEKIEGLRACVSLIQRSQFETLENRLKTFKENHS is encoded by the coding sequence ATGAAAAATACCCCTATACCAAAAGAAATTGTAGATAATATCTTAAAAGAAAACCGAGTTGAAAATATAGGTACTGCATCCATAAGGGAAATAAAAAAATTAATAAACCAGGTTGAAGAAAAAAGCGGTCAAAAATTTATTCGCATGGAAATGGGAATTCCCGGATTGCCTGCACCTAAAATTGCAATAGAAGCCGAAAAAGCAGCACTAGATGCAGGTATTGCATCTTTATATCCCGACCTTGACGGAATACCCGAACTAAAAATTGAAATATCTAAATTTATAAAGAACTTTCTTGATGTTAATGTAAATCCTGTTGCCTGTATTCCAACCGTTGGTTCTATTAATGGTGCTTTTGCAACATTCATGGTTGCAGGAAGAATGAATGCACAAAGAGATACTATTCTTTTTATTGACCCGGGGTTTCCGGTTCATAAACAATTGGTAAAAATGATTGGATTAAAGCAGGAACATTTTGATGTGTACGATTTCAGAGGCGATAAGCTAAAAGCTAAACTCGAATCAATACTCGCTAAAGGAAATATTTCAACTATTCTTTATTCTAATCCTAACAATCCTTCATGGATCTGCTTTAACGAAGAAGAACTTAAAATTATCGGAGAACTTGCTACAAAATATGATGTTGTTGTTGCTGAAGACCTGGCATACTTTGCAATGGATTTTCGTAAAGATATTTCAAAGCCCGGTATTCCTCCGTTTCAGCTTACTGTTGCAAAATATACGGATAATTATGTATTGCTGATGTCAACATCAAAATCATTCAGCTATGCAGGACAACGTGTAGCAATGTGCGCTATTTCCGATAAACTTTTCAATTCAAACCATAACGATCTATTAAAATATTATTCTTCTCCAAACTTTGGTCATGCACTGGTACATGGAACAGTATATGCAACAACTGCCGGAACATCTCATTCTGCGCAGTACGCTGTACTGGCTCTTTTAAAAGCAGTCAATAATGGTACTTTTGATTTTGTAAAAGAAATTCGTGAATATGGCGAAAGAGCAAGGATTTTAAAAAAGATGTTCACTGACAATGGGTTTAAAATTGTATACGATATGGATATTGATAAACCTATAGCCGACGGATTTTATTTTACAATTTCTTACCCGGGTTTGGCAGGAGAAGACTTATTAAAAGAATTATTGTATTATGGTATAAGCGCTATTTCACTTGTAATCACGGGCAGTGAAAAAATAGAAGGTTTGCGCGCATGCGTATCACTAATTCAACGTTCACAGTTTGAAACATTAGAAAACCGATTAAAAACTTTTAAAGAAAATCATTCATAA
- a CDS encoding pyruvate formate lyase family protein, protein MENTIMEIVPREIKSAASGERSSYFKQRYLDSPLMVDIEYIKYLTDSNKKTDGMEILERRATDHAYALSHMTPVIHKNDLIVGNKTRFIRGAIPYANYAAGPFLKEMRKEEQDAQSKHAEQGHGGGIANAMKEAEEKGLRLISGKFLISTNEYEEFKNICEYWENKCFMEQGDRIWKSHFDQAEFIENGWKIGLYTAPHEPCPEGRLILDYEMALGKGYNAIIREIEEKIKSFQAENIKDSTKLNFWRAAISALKGAIQFALNYAAEAEKQMSHETDAQRKNELKEIAEVCRRVPMETPRNFREAVQAFWFTYLLGHIEGSHLGYSPGRLDAVLIPYYKNDPDCTFENAVSLFEEMFVKMTQIEYIASLSWQGLGHGNLYQNLILGGVDERNEKSNNEISLAILQAQINMQMTQPTLSVWWDDKLDDEFLLKAAECVKTGVGYPAFFNQKTYIQHEWKTSKLPLEIIRKKSAIGGCTEPTLQGMAYGIVQAGFVNHGKIIDIMMNKGVDPVTGIRMFEERELNSFEEIRKYYIDIMHVAIRNWQQYWNYVMLAHRNTVPLIFCSVFVNDCIERGKCMDDGGAILNHSITTLSSGLVNVANSFAAIKKLCFEEKVCSFEDMVNAVKNNWQGYEALRKKVLAVPHWGNDEEYVDNIFLELFEEYCEWVRAQKNYLGEPYDPSMLAISTPVPFGKVCEAFPDGRFKGEPLADGVTSPFPGTDTCGPTAVIRSSSKVDHTEIRGGLLNLKFHPSALKGESGSKNLLALIKTYFQKPGFHVQFNVVDSKMLKDAQLHPENYRDLVVRVAGFSAYWVEMSKALQDQVIWRTEHNL, encoded by the coding sequence ATGGAAAACACAATCATGGAAATTGTTCCAAGAGAGATAAAAAGCGCTGCATCCGGCGAAAGGTCATCATATTTCAAACAACGTTATCTTGATTCTCCGCTCATGGTTGATATTGAATACATCAAATACCTGACCGATTCAAATAAAAAAACCGATGGAATGGAAATTCTGGAAAGACGCGCTACTGACCATGCTTACGCACTTTCACATATGACCCCGGTTATTCATAAAAACGATTTGATTGTTGGAAATAAAACCCGTTTCATTCGCGGAGCAATACCTTATGCAAATTATGCAGCAGGTCCTTTCCTTAAAGAAATGCGTAAAGAAGAACAGGATGCACAATCGAAACATGCGGAACAAGGCCATGGCGGCGGCATTGCAAATGCCATGAAAGAAGCGGAAGAAAAAGGACTTCGATTGATTTCCGGAAAATTTTTAATTTCCACAAATGAATATGAGGAATTCAAAAACATTTGTGAATACTGGGAAAACAAATGTTTCATGGAGCAAGGCGATCGTATTTGGAAATCACATTTCGATCAAGCTGAGTTTATAGAAAACGGCTGGAAAATCGGATTATACACGGCTCCACATGAACCATGCCCAGAAGGAAGATTAATCCTTGATTATGAAATGGCTTTGGGAAAAGGCTATAACGCTATCATTCGCGAGATTGAAGAAAAAATAAAATCTTTCCAGGCTGAAAATATTAAAGATTCCACAAAACTGAATTTCTGGAGAGCTGCTATCTCCGCACTCAAAGGAGCAATCCAGTTTGCATTAAATTATGCTGCTGAAGCCGAAAAACAAATGTCGCATGAAACCGATGCACAACGAAAAAATGAATTGAAAGAAATCGCTGAAGTTTGTAGACGAGTTCCGATGGAAACGCCCAGAAATTTCCGTGAAGCAGTTCAGGCTTTCTGGTTTACTTATCTGCTCGGACATATAGAAGGTTCGCATCTTGGATATTCTCCCGGAAGATTGGATGCTGTTTTAATCCCTTATTATAAAAATGATCCGGATTGTACTTTTGAAAATGCCGTTTCTCTTTTTGAAGAGATGTTTGTTAAAATGACCCAAATCGAATATATTGCAAGCCTTAGCTGGCAAGGACTTGGTCATGGTAACCTTTATCAGAATTTAATTCTTGGTGGGGTTGATGAACGCAATGAAAAATCGAACAATGAAATTTCACTTGCAATTTTACAAGCGCAAATCAATATGCAAATGACCCAACCCACGCTATCTGTTTGGTGGGACGATAAACTGGATGATGAATTCTTATTGAAAGCTGCTGAATGTGTTAAGACGGGTGTTGGCTATCCGGCATTCTTTAATCAGAAAACGTATATTCAGCATGAATGGAAAACCAGCAAATTGCCTTTGGAAATAATCCGGAAGAAAAGCGCTATTGGCGGTTGCACCGAACCTACATTACAGGGAATGGCTTACGGAATTGTACAGGCAGGTTTTGTAAATCATGGGAAAATCATCGACATCATGATGAATAAAGGTGTTGACCCGGTTACAGGAATTAGAATGTTTGAAGAAAGAGAATTGAATTCTTTCGAAGAAATAAGAAAATATTATATCGACATCATGCATGTTGCTATCCGAAACTGGCAGCAATACTGGAATTACGTGATGCTCGCACACCGTAATACGGTTCCGTTAATTTTCTGTTCGGTGTTTGTAAACGATTGTATTGAGAGAGGAAAATGCATGGACGATGGCGGCGCTATATTGAATCACTCAATAACTACGCTGTCTTCAGGGCTTGTAAATGTTGCCAATTCATTTGCAGCAATTAAAAAACTATGCTTCGAAGAAAAAGTATGTTCGTTTGAAGATATGGTGAATGCTGTAAAAAATAACTGGCAGGGTTATGAAGCTTTACGGAAAAAAGTTTTGGCTGTTCCGCATTGGGGAAATGATGAAGAATATGTTGACAATATCTTCCTTGAATTATTTGAAGAATATTGTGAATGGGTAAGAGCACAAAAAAATTATCTAGGTGAACCTTACGACCCGTCCATGCTTGCAATATCAACACCTGTTCCTTTTGGAAAAGTTTGCGAAGCATTTCCCGATGGCCGATTCAAAGGTGAACCATTGGCTGATGGCGTTACTTCACCGTTTCCGGGAACCGATACTTGCGGGCCAACAGCTGTTATCCGTTCTTCATCAAAAGTTGACCATACTGAAATTCGAGGTGGTTTATTAAATCTCAAATTTCATCCTTCTGCATTAAAAGGCGAAAGTGGCTCAAAAAATTTACTGGCATTGATTAAAACATATTTCCAGAAACCCGGTTTCCATGTGCAGTTCAATGTTGTTGATTCCAAGATGCTGAAAGATGCACAACTCCATCCTGAAAATTACAGGGACCTGGTTGTTCGCGTTGCCGGTTTCTCAGCTTATTGGGTTGAAATGAGCAAAGCATTACAGGACCAGGTGATTTGGAGAACGGAACATAATTTATAA
- a CDS encoding glycyl-radical enzyme activating protein, with translation MKEGIIFDIQHYAVHDGPGIRTIVFFKGCPLKCDWCCNPESQSFFPQLRHIDFKCKSCLTCLESCKLNAVSFHENTLKRNFDFCEECRDKQCFENCNYEALKISGTKYSVEKVIDIVSKDIPFYNNSGGGVTFSGGEPFSQPEFLFQLLKECKTKNIHTAVETCGWCNTEDIKKSISYIDLFLFDLKLINDEQHIKFTGKSNKIILENLKYISASEKQIIIRFPLIPSITDTSQNIYDIINLMKNYNLKEICLEPYHTLGIEKYKEHGITYTLPELENYRVEEIESVRKIFLENNLNCQIA, from the coding sequence ATGAAAGAAGGAATAATTTTCGACATACAACATTATGCGGTTCACGATGGCCCGGGAATTAGAACTATCGTGTTTTTCAAAGGATGCCCGCTTAAATGCGATTGGTGCTGCAATCCTGAATCACAAAGTTTTTTCCCTCAACTTCGTCATATCGATTTTAAATGCAAAAGTTGTCTTACTTGTCTTGAAAGCTGCAAGCTAAACGCAGTTTCTTTTCACGAAAATACTTTAAAACGAAATTTTGATTTTTGTGAAGAATGCAGGGACAAACAATGTTTTGAGAACTGTAATTACGAAGCACTGAAAATATCAGGAACAAAATACTCAGTAGAAAAGGTTATTGATATTGTTTCGAAAGATATTCCTTTTTACAATAATTCCGGCGGTGGTGTTACGTTTTCAGGTGGCGAACCTTTCAGTCAACCTGAATTTCTTTTTCAATTGCTGAAAGAATGTAAAACAAAAAATATTCACACTGCGGTTGAAACCTGCGGCTGGTGCAATACAGAAGATATTAAGAAAAGTATAAGCTATATCGACCTCTTTCTGTTCGACCTGAAACTGATAAACGACGAGCAACATATTAAGTTTACCGGAAAATCGAATAAAATAATTTTAGAAAACTTAAAATATATTTCTGCTTCGGAAAAACAAATAATCATTCGCTTTCCTTTAATACCAAGTATTACAGACACTTCACAAAATATTTATGATATAATAAATTTGATGAAGAATTATAATCTCAAAGAAATTTGTCTTGAGCCTTACCACACTTTAGGAATTGAAAAATATAAAGAACACGGAATAACGTACACTTTGCCGGAATTAGAAAATTACAGAGTTGAAGAAATTGAATCGGTAAGAAAAATATTTTTAGAAAATAATTTGAATTGTCAAATTGCCTGA
- a CDS encoding GAF domain-containing protein, producing MENEKKKGRYERILKQIEELLLKSDNDIAHMATISAVLYHKMEYFFWCGFYRLIDGELIVGPYQGPVACQILKKNTGVCWAGINEKKTIVVPDVEKFPGHIACDSRSKSEIVVPVKNKSGNIIGVLDVDSSELISFDEIDAKYLEKIISLLK from the coding sequence ATGGAAAATGAAAAGAAAAAAGGCCGTTACGAAAGAATTCTGAAACAAATTGAAGAATTACTTTTAAAGTCGGATAATGATATTGCCCATATGGCAACCATTTCGGCAGTATTGTATCATAAGATGGAATATTTTTTCTGGTGCGGTTTTTATCGTTTGATAGACGGAGAGCTTATTGTTGGCCCTTACCAGGGGCCTGTTGCTTGCCAGATACTGAAAAAAAATACAGGCGTTTGCTGGGCCGGAATTAATGAAAAGAAAACTATTGTTGTTCCTGATGTGGAAAAATTTCCCGGTCATATTGCATGCGATTCACGCTCTAAATCTGAGATTGTTGTTCCTGTAAAAAATAAATCAGGAAATATTATTGGTGTTCTTGATGTCGACAGCAGCGAATTAATTTCTTTTGATGAAATAGATGCCAAATATCTTGAAAAAATAATTTCTTTATTAAAATAA
- a CDS encoding indoleacetate decarboxylase: protein MKISNNVNQMIREQQTPTWPPIQKNNTEFENIEIKKEPTTSRTKALKKMFLNAQVLIDPESTLLYTEGWKNADGQPFLIRRALALKHLLENITPVINNHELLVMQKTKYLRGAIPYTNYSQKFFKHLFEGSDVEKGDGSTIAQGGGFASKGVKNIKQFGIFGIYDDDIKKLLNDCEYWDNKCIEDVSDSFMKDNYPDYDFLQNCFQSFIFPPSVVSIMEGRWIPSYDMVIERGLDDIIRECKENIANTKLQGWEPSEKVIFWRSVIIACEGALAWVNNYKKLALELSLTHPDKNRRKELKEIADILENVPAKPARNFKEALQAAWITHLLIQMECPVVGLSPGRWGQILYPYYLKDMESGALNKSQVHELLEIMRFKFECIEFVSPRSWAALASMNLFQHLVVGGLTPDGKSATNELEMLFLDAGITFTTCQPTMGIMLDPKTPEDILLKAAECTKTGTGYPAWFNNQIAIQHLLLTHKEEGITLEDARMCGLGGCVELQMQGNCHGICHPAFINQLKILECLLNKGIDPRTKIQIFEDPGDIGTYENLWTAWEKAQLKVVQCYEDYWTYVMACHRHGQTLVFGSAFLNDCIKKGKDLDHNGARYNKTVTILCSGNVNVANSLAALKKYIYEEKIYSLDEVRSALDNNFGYKRVDDEGKYSFLQQEKESSKWDDMYNKFLDAPKYGNDDDYVDDIFIKIWNSYNKAVTSQKSYLGLNWVSAALSISSHGPFGRVTGATPDGRLAGVTLADAIQSPFPGTDINGPLAMLRSAAKLDSVEMRSVQLNMKIHPSAVKGIDGSKKLISLIKKYFELGGYHIQFNIVDSKMLRDAQKYPEKYRDLIVRVAGFSAYWVELSKAIQDELIVRTEYEETKI, encoded by the coding sequence ATGAAAATTAGCAATAATGTAAACCAGATGATACGGGAGCAGCAAACACCCACGTGGCCTCCTATTCAAAAAAATAATACAGAATTTGAAAATATTGAAATTAAAAAAGAGCCAACGACTTCAAGAACAAAAGCATTAAAAAAAATGTTCCTGAATGCACAGGTACTTATCGATCCGGAATCAACATTGTTATATACCGAAGGATGGAAGAATGCCGATGGGCAACCGTTTCTCATTCGTCGTGCATTGGCTTTAAAACATTTGCTCGAAAATATAACACCTGTCATCAACAACCATGAGCTGCTGGTGATGCAAAAAACGAAATACCTGAGAGGTGCAATTCCATATACAAATTACAGTCAGAAATTTTTTAAACATTTATTTGAAGGTTCTGATGTTGAAAAAGGCGATGGCTCAACTATAGCTCAGGGCGGCGGTTTTGCTTCGAAAGGCGTTAAAAATATAAAACAATTTGGCATCTTCGGGATTTATGATGATGACATAAAAAAGCTTTTAAACGATTGTGAATACTGGGATAATAAGTGTATTGAAGATGTTTCCGATTCTTTCATGAAAGATAATTATCCCGATTATGATTTTTTGCAGAATTGTTTTCAATCATTTATTTTTCCTCCGTCTGTAGTGTCAATCATGGAAGGCCGGTGGATTCCTTCTTATGATATGGTTATTGAAAGAGGGCTTGATGATATAATAAGAGAATGCAAGGAAAATATTGCAAATACAAAATTACAAGGATGGGAACCTTCAGAAAAAGTTATCTTCTGGCGTTCAGTAATCATCGCGTGCGAAGGTGCACTCGCGTGGGTAAATAATTATAAAAAACTTGCACTCGAACTTTCATTAACACATCCTGATAAAAACAGGCGAAAAGAATTAAAAGAAATTGCAGACATACTAGAAAATGTTCCTGCGAAACCTGCACGTAATTTTAAAGAGGCATTGCAAGCTGCATGGATAACGCATTTGCTTATACAAATGGAATGCCCCGTAGTTGGGCTTTCGCCGGGCAGATGGGGACAAATACTATATCCGTATTATTTAAAAGATATGGAATCCGGCGCACTTAATAAATCACAAGTTCATGAACTCTTGGAAATAATGCGATTCAAATTTGAATGCATTGAATTTGTTTCTCCACGAAGTTGGGCGGCTCTTGCATCAATGAATTTATTCCAACATCTTGTAGTTGGTGGATTAACTCCTGATGGTAAATCCGCAACAAATGAATTAGAAATGCTATTTCTTGATGCCGGCATTACATTTACTACTTGTCAACCTACGATGGGAATAATGCTTGATCCTAAAACTCCCGAAGATATTTTGCTAAAAGCTGCGGAATGTACTAAAACCGGAACCGGTTATCCTGCATGGTTTAATAACCAAATAGCAATTCAACATTTATTACTTACCCATAAGGAAGAAGGCATTACACTTGAAGATGCACGAATGTGCGGACTTGGTGGTTGTGTTGAACTTCAGATGCAGGGAAATTGCCACGGAATCTGCCATCCTGCTTTTATCAACCAGTTAAAAATTTTAGAATGCTTATTAAATAAAGGTATTGACCCAAGAACTAAAATTCAAATCTTTGAAGACCCCGGTGATATTGGAACATATGAGAACTTATGGACTGCCTGGGAAAAAGCACAGTTAAAAGTTGTGCAATGCTATGAAGATTACTGGACCTACGTTATGGCTTGCCACAGGCATGGACAAACACTAGTATTTGGTTCAGCATTTTTAAACGATTGCATAAAAAAAGGAAAAGACCTTGATCATAACGGAGCACGTTATAACAAAACTGTTACCATTCTATGTTCGGGAAATGTAAATGTGGCAAACTCTTTAGCCGCATTAAAAAAATATATTTACGAGGAAAAAATTTATTCATTAGATGAAGTAAGATCTGCTCTTGATAATAATTTTGGATATAAACGGGTTGATGATGAAGGAAAATATTCATTCTTACAACAGGAAAAAGAAAGCAGCAAGTGGGATGATATGTATAATAAATTCCTTGATGCTCCAAAGTATGGAAACGATGATGATTATGTAGATGATATTTTTATTAAAATATGGAATTCATATAACAAAGCCGTTACTTCCCAGAAAAGTTATCTTGGCTTGAATTGGGTTTCTGCAGCATTATCAATAAGCTCTCATGGTCCATTCGGAAGGGTTACCGGTGCAACACCCGATGGAAGGCTTGCGGGAGTAACACTTGCAGATGCCATACAATCGCCATTTCCGGGGACAGATATTAATGGTCCGCTTGCCATGCTGAGAAGTGCGGCAAAGCTTGATTCTGTTGAAATGCGCTCGGTACAGTTGAATATGAAAATTCATCCTTCTGCTGTAAAAGGAATTGATGGTTCGAAAAAATTAATTTCATTAATAAAAAAATATTTTGAACTCGGTGGATATCATATACAGTTTAATATTGTCGATTCAAAAATGCTTAGAGATGCCCAGAAGTATCCTGAAAAATACAGAGATTTAATTGTTCGTGTTGCCGGATTCAGCGCATACTGGGTTGAACTATCAAAGGCAATACAGGATGAGCTTATTGTAAGAACTGAATACGAAGAAACAAAAATATAA
- a CDS encoding glycyl-radical enzyme activating protein codes for MSTPSESGYIYDIQPYSVHDGPGIRTLVFFKGCPLNCLWCSNPESIYPYPQLRYFSEICKQDCSLCIEACSNNAIKKFQEKIKIDFIKCRTCNDNKCIKACKNKALQICGYKITPDDLIKKIEKDIPFFGEDGGITLSGGEPFFQPGFAFSVLKKCKEKGISTVVESCLNVPFENINRCLPYIDFFIFDIKIISEKKHLEYCNANNKQILKNIKTITKSFTIPLLTRLPLIPGYTDDEKNILNISAFLKENGLKYLNLLPYMNLGKDKYEQIGLCYKLHKLNPPSTDSIQNIIELFEKNGIFCI; via the coding sequence ATGAGTACTCCTTCTGAATCCGGCTATATTTACGATATTCAACCGTATTCCGTTCATGACGGACCAGGAATACGCACACTGGTTTTTTTTAAAGGATGTCCGCTTAACTGCTTGTGGTGCTCAAACCCGGAAAGCATCTATCCTTATCCACAGCTCCGGTATTTTTCAGAAATATGTAAACAGGATTGTTCATTATGTATTGAAGCATGTTCAAATAATGCAATAAAAAAATTTCAGGAGAAAATAAAAATTGATTTTATAAAATGCCGTACTTGCAATGATAACAAATGTATTAAGGCATGTAAAAATAAAGCATTACAAATTTGTGGTTATAAAATTACCCCCGATGATTTAATTAAAAAAATTGAAAAAGATATTCCTTTTTTCGGAGAAGACGGGGGCATTACATTATCGGGAGGTGAGCCGTTTTTTCAACCCGGTTTTGCGTTTTCTGTATTAAAAAAATGTAAAGAAAAAGGCATCTCGACAGTTGTTGAATCCTGTTTAAATGTTCCATTTGAAAATATTAATAGATGTTTACCTTACATTGATTTTTTTATTTTTGATATAAAAATAATTTCCGAAAAAAAACACCTGGAATACTGTAATGCAAACAACAAACAAATTTTAAAAAATATTAAAACAATAACTAAATCCTTTACTATCCCTTTATTAACAAGGCTTCCGCTAATTCCAGGCTATACCGATGATGAAAAAAATATTTTAAATATTTCAGCATTCTTAAAAGAAAATGGATTAAAATATTTAAACCTTTTGCCGTACATGAACCTTGGTAAAGATAAATATGAACAAATCGGCTTGTGCTATAAACTCCACAAATTAAATCCACCATCAACAGATAGCATTCAAAATATTATTGAACTTTTCGAAAAAAATGGAATTTTCTGTATATGA